In Myxococcales bacterium, the DNA window CCCTCTTGCTCGTCTACGGCGATCTCGCCGTCGACAGGAGCGCGCGCGAGGTCGATCTCGAGACGGCCACGGCGCGCGAGCTCTTCGGCGAAGGGCACCCCGTGTACGCCGAGAGCGTCGTGCACGCCGCCGAGCACGCTCTCCACCACGGCGACACCGACGCGGCGCTCGCCCGGGCAAAAGAGGCCCGCGCCATCCTCGAGGCCTCCCTGCAGGACGACGCGCACGTCATCCACGCGCTCTCCAGCTGGAAGCGACCGAGCCAAGAGGCCCTCCCGAGCACCCGCGCGCCGTTCGAGCCGCCGCTCTGGACCGGAATCGAGGCCTTCCGCAAATACGTGCATCTTGCACGCGCCATCGCCGTAGAGGTCCGCGCGCTACCGAAGGCAGCGGCACAAGCGGCGCTCGTCGAAGGGAGGGACCTGCGAGGCAGAGGGCGCGACGACGCCGTGCTGCTCCCGATCGAGCTCGCGGCCGTGGCGCGCTTCGGCGGGCCGCGCCCTGGCTTCGATCTCGCAAAAGCCGAACGTGGCCTCGGTCACCCGGCGGCTTCGGCGCGCACCTTCGCGTGGCTCGCGAGGTCCGAGCCCGACGAGAAGAAGGCGCGGGGGCTCTTCGCGAAGGCCCTCGAGGGGGTCGCGCTGCTCCCGCCCCACGAGCGGGCACAGCTCAGGTTCGAGGCGGCCGCACACGTGCAAGACAAGACCGTCGCGCGCGCCCTCCTCGAGCGAGCGCTGGTCGACGCGAGCCCCACCGACAAGCCGCGCATCGAGGCCAAGCTCCGGACGGTGCCCGACACCCCGAGCGTGCACGGCTCGCGGCCGTGACGCCCTTCAGGGAGACACGACCGTCGGCGTGAGCGCCACGCGGAAGTGCTCGACGACGAGGCTCGCCAAGGGGTCCCGCGCGAGCTTCTCGAGCATGCGCTCGACCTGCCGATCCGAGGTGCCCATGACGAGGTATTGGCGCAGCCCGAGCGTCTGCACGCTGTAGAAGAGCCCCGCGATCGCGTACGGCCCGAACGGCGTCTCCGGCAGATCGAGCGCGCTCCCGCTGATGGCGAAGACGGTGTTCGGCTCGTAGGCGACGATGGGCTTCTGGTGGAGCTCGGCGTACTTCGCGAGGGCGCGCGCGCGGGAGCCGCGGATCTCGCTCATGGCGAAGAGCCCGACGAGCGGCATCTGCCCCTCGGACTGCCGCGCGCGATCGATGCTGTAGGGCGGCAGCTCGGCGAGGTAGGCGTTGATGCGGCGCTGGCCCTCGTCCCAGAGCTTGCCGTCGGGCTCGCCCCCGTCCACGCGCACGTAGGCGTTGCGGCGGTAGTCTTGGATCCCGGCCGTGACATGGAACCGGAGGCGGCGCAGGTTCGGGTCGGAGGAGAGCGCGCGCTCGGTCCGCGCCTTTTGTAGGCGCGTGTGCGTCCGCAGGTCGTCGACGCTTCGGACCCAGTCCCCCGCGAGGTGGCCATCGTACCCGTAGTGGCTCGCGAGCAGGGCCCGCACCGAGTCTTCGTCGTGCACGACCAGCTTCGAGCCGTCGTGCCGCGTCACCTCGGGGCGCACGCCCAACAAGAAGCGCTCGAGATCGACGGCGACCCGGGTGGCCGCGAGCATGCCGCAGTTGAAGAGCGACCCTTGCTCGACGGTCAAATCGTGCAGAGTACACCTGAATTTGTCGTCCCCCTCGATCGACAGCTCGCCGTGGGAGAGGATGTGCACGAAGTACTCGGCGTGCTCGCCCTCCGCGAGGTCGCGCTGGGTGGCCTCGACGATGCGGCGAATGTCCGTGAGCACGTCCTCGGTCACGAACGTGCCGGGTGTGCGGAGCACGTAGAGCTCCGAGCGAATGCCGCGCGCGAGGTGCTCCGCGCGCACCTTCTCGACGACCTCGAGGTGCACTTGCCCCACGTCGCGCGCATCCGAGCAGCCCACGAGCACGTGGATCTGCGAAGGTTCCCGGTCCTGACGGCTCGCCTCTCCCATGCCCACAGAGTGGCCCGACCTCGGTGCGTCATACAACCTCGGATCCCACGACGCGGCGCGAAAGAAGGCCTACGATGAGCTCATGAGCCCCGAGGACCAAACCCTCGTCGAAGGCTGCCTCCGCGGCGACGCCGAGGCCCAGCGTACGTTCGTCACGCGATTCGGCCCCGTGATCGACGCCGTCGCCCGGAGGTTCTCGCGCAAGATCTCCGCCGACGACGCGCGGCAGCTCGTGCTCGCGCGGCTGCTCGTCGGTGAGGCCGGGGCGACCTCGCGGCTCGCGGCGTTCCGCGGAGAGGGCTCGCTCGCGGGCTTCGTGCGGGTCGTGGCCGCACGGGTGCTCGTCAACGCCCTCGAGAAGAAGACGGAGGACGTGCTCGCCGAGTCGATGGTCGAGCTCGCGGCGAGCTCGGGCTCCCCCGAAGATGCGCTCCGCGACGCCGAAGGGCGCACGCGCATGAAGCGAGCGTTCGAAGACGCCGTGGCCGAGCTCGACGAGAGGGACCGCGCGCTCCTCCGGTACACGCTGATCGACGGCGCGAGCATCGACACCATCGGCTCCCTCTACGGAGTGCACCGCGCCACGGCCGCGCGGTGGCTCGAGGCCGCGAAAGAGAGCCTCGGGCGTGCGATGCGACGCGCGCTCGATCGGTCAGGCACCGTCCCTCGTGATCGCGCCGACGCGATCCATTCGTCGGTCGTGAGCCGCGTCGATCTCTCGCTCGCTCGCGTGCTCGAGGGCTGAACGACCATCTCTCTGGCGCGCGACGATCGACGTGCTAGACCCGGTAGCGCTCGCGGAGCCGCGAGCTCGCATGACCTCCCTCGCCTGACACAGAGCCCGTTCGCCGACCGGTGGACGCTTCGTGAAACCCGGCCCGCGCCGCCCTCGAGGGCGTGCGTGTCGGCCGCTAAAAGGCGAGTCATTTCATGCATATTCACCTCTCCAAGGTGGCGATCGAGCGCGCGCGTCCGCTGATCGCCGAAGTGACCCTCACGCTAGGCCGCGGCCTCTACGGCCTCGTCGGCGAGAACGGCGCGGGCAAGACCTCGTTGCTCCGTGTGCTCGGCGGTCTCGACTCCCCCACCTCGGGACACGTCGCGTTCGTGCCCGGAGATATGCGTGTCCACCTCGTCGACCAGACGACCCACGTGGACGAGGCGCGGACGACCGAGCTCGCCGCGAGCACCACACGCGACGCGGCCCGGCTTCGTGCCGCGCTTCGGCTCGAGCCTCGAGGGCTCGGAGCGCCTCTCTCCCCAGGAGAACGGCGACGCTGGCAGATCGGCGTCGCTCTCTACGACGCCCCCGACGTGCTCTTGCTC includes these proteins:
- a CDS encoding sigma-70 family RNA polymerase sigma factor codes for the protein MPTEWPDLGASYNLGSHDAARKKAYDELMSPEDQTLVEGCLRGDAEAQRTFVTRFGPVIDAVARRFSRKISADDARQLVLARLLVGEAGATSRLAAFRGEGSLAGFVRVVAARVLVNALEKKTEDVLAESMVELAASSGSPEDALRDAEGRTRMKRAFEDAVAELDERDRALLRYTLIDGASIDTIGSLYGVHRATAARWLEAAKESLGRAMRRALDRSGTVPRDRADAIHSSVVSRVDLSLARVLEG